The Mycolicibacterium parafortuitum nucleotide sequence ACCACGACCCTGGCGTGGAACGCCATCAACGTCGGCGACGAGGTGACACCGATGGACGTTCCCGTCACCACGACACTGATCGTGGCCGGCGCCATCGCGTCCCGCGACTACATGCCGGTTCACCACGACCGCGACTTCGCCAATTCGCAAGGCTCCAAGGACATCTTCCTCAACATCCTGACCACCAACGGGCTGTGCGTGAAGTTCCTGCATGACTGGGCGGGTCCCGAAGCGGTGGTCAAGAAGCTGTCCATCCGGCTCGGCGTACCGGCCTACCCGAACGACGCGCTGCGGTTCGAGGGCAGCGTCACCGGCAAATCCGTCGCGGACGGCGAGGGCTTGGTCGAGGTCACCTTCAAGGGCACCAACAGTCTGGGCGATCACGTCAAGGGCACCGCCGTGCTGAGCCTGCTCGAGGGAGTCGGCGCGTGACCCCGAAGACGACAACGAGTGAGGATCGCAGCGAGGCACGAGCGAGGACCGGAACGAGGAGGAGTCGAGCGTGACCAGGGACGGTATCGGCGGTAAGGCCGCACTGGTCGGCATCGGCCAGACCGAGTTCTCCAAGGAATCCGG carries:
- a CDS encoding MaoC family dehydratase — its product is MTSTLNRTTTLAWNAINVGDEVTPMDVPVTTTLIVAGAIASRDYMPVHHDRDFANSQGSKDIFLNILTTNGLCVKFLHDWAGPEAVVKKLSIRLGVPAYPNDALRFEGSVTGKSVADGEGLVEVTFKGTNSLGDHVKGTAVLSLLEGVGA